Proteins found in one Plasmodium sp. gorilla clade G2 genome assembly, chromosome: 14 genomic segment:
- a CDS encoding cysteine protease ATG4, putative yields MSKEMKNLEDNQKEVKINSEIQERKEEENKNIDEIKNVPVIINSNKINKKDNNYIKKKNSKKTKNNFIHIKNKNVEDFYSYQNKSKYKILNYINNFKYNFSIKRYFKILVNVSLLNYLPLHLRNISNKVYIFGLCLNLKNPDEMKIFLILCKSKILFTYRSNFLIRINDNNLYRSNNSMLHDNHDSQGNTLTYDNTTYNNSNITINNNNSNVTINNNSNVTINNNNNSNISINNNNSNISINNNNSNISINNNNSNVSINNNISTSSNTTNSSDNSLPILCQQYEHMEEQEYLIYISKKKKKKKLKKKKKYYKQRIINFTDIPEYFLKKIYIDDKECFYINLKKLSKGDNDTTYTYQKKHSQEIKENYSFKNDIKKKSKDEIYGDTCTYTTSESNKTILYFDNSQKSNSVDNKEMKNKNISKDDMYNYREEKKKIIKNKPENNTYDDNVEYLNNSDNDRNDPNEEMKKKKKKKINFNNNNIESEATIKNINIIKTKKNSLKILHSRSKKHSVLKIKKKKNNKIIKNNNINIKQYLKYVNQNITNSNVYEKDKKYICMSDNGWGCMIRVIQMVLANILIHFNISKRYVYFHNVNDYILYKNYLNKLTCTNKEDKTIQIEETKIKQDKEMSISLNNKNKDITKEVEKHNKDNQSNSNECNLNKSTSHNNKESDDLTIHTQSNMINSNNNNNNNININSSSTISNSNNFFVPDFFKQAYYKSSIKTDDLQSEKQITLNDTNINESQGSDIYNIDNVQNIANKYNSFGLHHGEYYNNFLLNNNNNNNESNTENMHINNSLIYSILSEFRDLEQAKYSIQNIIYEMIKYKKIDEKQIEHFVHDWLGPTSSAIIITNLINKKKVRFVKKNKIKNNIRGTNIHMDKNICIEKVEKELTNKTNDSNQIYKLLNQKKNINISKSDDNIKNDNKKYNKLSILKERKKKKYTFFSVAFETGVIYNNKVLKFFQIKQDIFIIIWICLKLGIDSLNVSKYKKSLLSCFLLKQFQGISSGNTNTSAHYFYSANDNGLFYLDPHIKCQNAFTDFNRNISSEFFMHKVKFLPWEYLNSSLSLIFVVKSKDDYFNLIQNLKLIDSSLFEIYHEEPQYVYKNELNYDTDDSGLVVL; encoded by the exons ATGTctaaagaaatgaaaaaccTTGAAGATAACCAAAAAGAGGTGAAAATTAATTCAGAAATTCAAGAaagaaaagaagaagaaaataaaaacatagatgaaataaaaaatgtaccagtaataattaatagtaataagattaataaaaaagataacaactatataaaaaagaagaattcaaaaaaaacaaaaaataattttatccatataaaaaataaaaatgtggaAGATTTCTATTCTTATCAAAATAAAtcgaaatataaaattttaaattatattaataattttaaatacaatttttcaataaaaagatattttaaaattctAGTTAATGTTtctcttttaaattatttaccTCTTCATTTAcgtaatatatcaaataaagtatatatatttggttTATGTTTAAACTTAAAAAATCCTGatgaaatgaaaattttCCTCATTCTGTGtaaatcaaaaatattatttacttatagatctaattttttaataagaatTAATGACAATAATCTATACAGAAGTAATAATAGTATGTTACATGATAATCATGATTCACAAGGTAATACATTAACTTATGATAATactacatataataatagtaatataaccattaataataataatagtaatgtaaccattaataataatagtaatgtaaccattaataataataataatagtaatatatctattaataataataatagtaatatatctattaataataataatagtaatatatctattaataataataatagtaatgtatctattaataataatattagtacCTCTTCAAATACTACTAACAGTAGTGATAACTCACTACCCATTTTATGCCAACAATATGAACATATGGAAGAACAAgagtatttaatatatatatcaaaaaaaaaaaaaaaaaaaaaattaaagaaaaaaaaaaaatattataagcaAAGGATTATAAACTTCACAGATATACCAGaatattttctaaaaaaaatttacattgATGACAAagaatgtttttatataaatttgaaaaaattatcaaaagGAGACAACGATACAACATATActtatcaaaaaaaacattCACAAGAAATCAAAGAAAATTATTCTTtcaaaaatgatataaaaaaaaaaagtaaggATGAGATATATGGAGACACGTGTACTTATACAACTAGCGAAAGTAATAAAACCATTTTATACTTTGACAATTCTCAAAAAAGTAATTCGGttgataataaagaaatgaaaaacaaaaatatatctaagGATGATATGTACAATTATAGAgaagaaaagaagaaaatcataaaaaataaacctgaaaataatacatatgatgataatgtggaatatttaaataactCTGATAATGATAGGAACGATCCAAAtgaagaaatgaaaaaaaaaaaaaaaaaaaaaattaattttaataataataatatagaaagtGAGGCaactataaaaaatatcaatattattaagaCCAAAAAGAAtagtttaaaaatattacattctCGTAGTAAGAAACATTCAGTtttaaaaatcaaaaaaaaaaaaaataataagataattaagaataataatattaatattaagcaatatttaaaatatgtaaatcaaaatataacaaattcaAATGTTTATGAAAAagataagaaatatatatgtatgagtGATAATGGTTGGGGATGTATGATAAGAGTAATACAAATGGTTTTAGCAaacatattaatacattttaatatatctaaaaggtatgtttattttcataatgtaaatgattatatattgtataaaaattatcTTAACAAATTAACATGTACAAATAAGGAAGATAAAACAATACAAATAgaagaaacaaaaataaagcAAGATAAAGAAATGTCcatttctttaaataataaaaataaggatATTACAAAAGAAGTGGAAAAACATAACAAGGATAATCAATCTAACTCGAATGAatgtaatttaaataaaagcacttcacataataataaggaaTCTGACGATTTAACGATTCACACACAATCAAATAtgattaatagtaataataataataataataatattaatattaatagtagtAGTACAATTAGTAATAGTAACAACTTTTTTGTACCtgatttttttaaacaagCATATTACAAGTCAAGTATCAAAACAGATGATTTACAAAGTGAGAAACAAATTACTTTAAATGAtactaatataaatgaaagtCAAGGAagtgatatatataacatagaTAATGTACAAAATATtgcaaataaatataattcttttggTCTTCATCATggtgaatattataataatttccttttaaataataataataataataatgaatcgAACACAGaaaatatgcatataaataattcattgATTTATTCTATACTATCAGAATTTAGAGATTTAGAACAAGCAAAGTATTccatacaaaatattatttatgaaatgataaaatataaaaaaatagatgAGAAGCAAATAGAACATTTTGTTCATGATTGGCTTGGTCCAACAAGTAGTGCAATTATAATTAccaatttaattaataaaaaaaaagttcgatttgtaaaaaaaaataaaataaaaaataatatcagAGGAACTAATATTCATatggataaaaatatatgtatagaaaaagtagaaaaagaattaacaaataaaacaaatgatagtaaccaaatatataaattattaaatcagaagaaaaatataaatatatctaaatctgatgataacataaaaaatgacaataaaaaatataataaattatctattttaaaagaaagaaaaaaaaaaaaatatacatttttctCTGTAGCATTTGAAACAggtgttatatataacaataaagttttaaaatttttccAGATAAAacaagatatatttataatcataTGGATATGTTTAAAATTAGGTATAGATTCATTAAACGtttctaaatataaaaaatcacTACTTTcttgttttcttttaaagCAGTTTCAAGGCATTAGTAGTGGAAATACTAATACGAGTgctcattatttttattcagcAAATGATAATggtcttttttatttagatCCACATATAAAATGTCAGAATGCTTTTACTGATtttaatagaaatataagTTCCGAATTTTTTATGCACAAAGTAAAATTTTTACCTTGGGAATATTTAAATTCTTCATTGTCACTCATTTTTGTAGTAAAa TCAAAGGATGATTATTTCAACCTAATTCagaatttaaaattaatcgATTCAAGtttatttgaaatatatcaTGAGGAACCccaatatgtttataaaaatg AACTAAATTATGACACGGATGATTCAGGATTAGTTGtgttataa